One region of Thunnus thynnus chromosome 14, fThuThy2.1, whole genome shotgun sequence genomic DNA includes:
- the nkx3.3 gene encoding NK3 homeobox 3 — MTLSFSSFSIKDILTTGRGDRGKPGGTWSTEELCAPTRNIYTGHGGTRIPDLSHQDVDENRIHPQTPFPELSVSVGNLKCDTYSEESTGEETEHREDGADKQPHCVQRDKLQDKGVDEEGYHSREMVSCSPEERQSRSGTKKRSRAAFSHAQVYELERRFNTQRYLSGPERADLAGTLKLTETQVKIWFQNRRYKTKRRQMAAELAACSSPKKVAVKVLVRDDQKQYQQANGVHIPMTVPLYQAYQCYPYLHCCCQPWSMSSMSHGGML; from the exons ATGACATTAAGCTTTTCGTCCTTCTCCATCAAAGACATCCTCACCACAGGACGCGGTGACCGGGGGAAACCCGGTGGCACCTGGAGTACAGAGGAGCTCTGCGCGCCAACGCGCAACATCTACACCGGGCATGGAGGTACAAGAATCCCTGATTTGTCTCACCAAGACGTGGATGAGAACCGCATCCACCCTCAGACACCTTTTCCTGAACTCAGTGTGTCTGTTGGGAACCTCAAATGTGATACCTACAGCGAAGAGtccacaggagaggagactGAGCACAGAGAAG ATGGTGCAGACAAGCAACCACATTGTGTGCAGCGGGATAAACTGCAGGATAAAGGGGTGGATGAGGAGGGATATCACAGCAGGGAGATGGTCAGCTGCTCCCCAGAAGAGCGACAGTCTAGGTCCGGCACCAAGAAGCGCTCCAGAGCGGCCTTCTCTCACGCTCAAGTCTACGAGCTGGAGCGCCGTTTCAACACGCAGCGGTACCTCTCAGGTCCTGAACGGGCCGATCTGGCAGGGACCCTGAAACTCACAGAGACCCAGGTGAAAATCTGGTTTCAGAACAGGAGATATAAAACCAAACGGCGCCAGATGGCTGCAGAGTTGGCGGCGTGCAGCTCACCAAAGAAGGTAGCAGTCAAAGTGCTGGTGAGGGACGATCAAAAGCAGTACCAGCAGGCGAATGGAGTACACATCCCCATGACTGTACCGCTGTACCAGGCCTACCAGTGCTACCCCTACCTGCACTGCTGCTGCCAGCCCTGGAGCATGAGTAGCATGTCCCATGGAGGAATGCTCTGA